The bacterium genomic sequence CCCCCACTCCGCCAGCAGCATCGGCACGACCCCATCGGTATCGACGGCGCTCTCGATGTCGAAGCGCGCGATCGCCGCGACGCCGATCAGCGTCACGACCAGCGTCGTCGCGAGGGGCATGAAGGTCATGCCGGCGAAGGAACGCCGCAGCGCCTGCCCGCTCTCCGCGGCGAAGACGCGCTGAATCGCCTGCGGATAGAGCACGCTCGCGAGCCCCATGAGCGCGATCGAGCTGAACCAGTTCGCGTTCATCCGAGCCGTCGGCGTCGCGACCTTCTCCGGAGCCTTCTCGGCCACCGCCCGCGTGATGGCCTCGAGCCCCCCGGATTCGCCGAGCAGCCAGACGAGGAGCGCCGAAAGACCGACGAGCATCGCGATTCCCTGCGCGGCGTCGGTCCAGGCGACCGCCCGCATGCCGCCCAGGGTCTCGTAGAAGAGGATCACGAAGGCCAACCCGACCACCCCTGCCTCATAGGGCACGATGCCACCCGTCACGACGCTCGCGACGTCGCCCATGGCCTTCAGCTGGGCGAGCAGGAAGTTGGCGAGCGCGAGGGTCATCAGGACCGCGACCGCCAGGCGGAGCGCTTTCGCCCACGGACCGCCGAAGCGGAGCCGCAGATAGTCCCCCGGCGTCACGAAGTGATGCCGGACCGCGAGGGGGCGCAGCTTCGGGACGAGCGCGTGGAAGGCGACGATGATCCCCATCATGAAGCCCGTCGCCATCACGAAGCTGTAGCCGTCGCGATAGGCCCGTCCCGGATAGCCGA encodes the following:
- a CDS encoding sodium:solute symporter family protein, with the translated sequence MNFGIVGVIALVVYLLALVAVAEIARRAKQDHSPADHFLAGRSLGAFVLFLTLYATAYSGNSLLGYPGRAYRDGYSFVMATGFMMGIIVAFHALVPKLRPLAVRHHFVTPGDYLRLRFGGPWAKALRLAVAVLMTLALANFLLAQLKAMGDVASVVTGGIVPYEAGVVGLAFVILFYETLGGMRAVAWTDAAQGIAMLVGLSALLVWLLGESGGLEAITRAVAEKAPEKVATPTARMNANWFSSIALMGLASVLYPQAIQRVFAAESGQALRRSFAGMTFMPLATTLVVTLIGVAAIARFDIESAVDTDGVVPMLLAEWGSAGGFATAAALIVFLGALSAIMSTADSCLLSLGSLLSRDLLGAEGSDAAATRFGKRLAAAVLLATIPFALARELTLWRLIELKMELLIQCVPAFLIALHWSRLQTGPVLAGIVAGTLFSITLTFSDVTRLAGVHVGVVGCGVNVAVAVALSLFVRGGPRSAEETQSRG